Proteins found in one Bremerella volcania genomic segment:
- a CDS encoding ester cyclase: MSIDRKACSKKLLELWGDNAVHQASDYLADDYVNHQFPDAAGGTSSKSLSEWKALVSDFHEGFSDVKMEVLLQVAEGDYVCSRWRMTATNTGAFRDANSTGKTTTWTGVHTDHYEGDKLVESWVEWDKSSWLEGLGL, encoded by the coding sequence ATGTCCATCGATCGCAAAGCGTGCTCGAAAAAGCTTCTCGAATTGTGGGGCGACAACGCCGTTCACCAAGCGTCGGATTACCTTGCCGACGACTACGTCAATCACCAATTTCCTGACGCAGCCGGTGGCACTTCTTCCAAGTCGCTCAGCGAGTGGAAAGCCCTCGTCTCTGATTTTCACGAGGGCTTCTCAGACGTAAAGATGGAAGTGCTGTTGCAAGTCGCCGAAGGGGACTATGTCTGCTCGCGTTGGCGGATGACGGCAACCAACACCGGCGCGTTCCGCGATGCCAACTCGACCGGCAAGACGACCACCTGGACCGGCGTCCATACCGATCACTACGAGGGTGACAAACTCGTTGAAAGCTGGGTCGAATGGGACAAGTCGAGTTGGCTCGAAGGGCTAGGCCTTTAA
- a CDS encoding ISAs1 family transposase, whose amino-acid sequence MSSRSPVSLQECFADLTDPRTRKVTYPLTNIVTIALCAVMSGADDFVAIADWAEMKKEWLGKFLDLSSGIPSHDRFNAILASLNPAEFEKCLLTWITALHEITDGQIIAIDGKTLRRSFDKASSKAAIHMVSAWATANHVSLGQVVTDAKSNEITAIPKLLEIVEVSGSLVTIDAQGCQQDIAQKIVDQGADYCLAVKRNQPTLHDSIEDFFVAQQESNFKRAKVHRHETHEKGHGREESRSYYICPVNDEIITRDRWSNLRAIGMTINIVKQGGNETSEVRYYILSKYLSGKRFAEAVRGHWGIENSLHWQLDVTFGEDQSRIRKGHADANFSLLRRTSLSLLKNNKTAKVGVKNKRLKCGWGDDYRMEVLLGR is encoded by the coding sequence CTGTGTGCGGTGATGAGTGGGGCGGATGATTTTGTGGCTATCGCCGACTGGGCCGAGATGAAGAAGGAGTGGCTGGGTAAGTTCCTTGATTTGAGTTCCGGCATCCCTTCGCACGATCGCTTTAATGCGATCTTGGCTTCGCTGAATCCGGCTGAGTTTGAGAAGTGTTTGCTGACTTGGATCACCGCCTTACACGAAATCACCGACGGGCAGATCATCGCGATTGACGGCAAGACGCTGCGGCGGAGTTTCGACAAGGCCAGCAGCAAGGCGGCCATTCACATGGTCAGTGCCTGGGCGACTGCCAATCATGTGAGTCTCGGCCAGGTAGTAACCGACGCGAAGAGCAACGAGATCACCGCCATTCCCAAACTGCTTGAAATCGTCGAGGTTTCCGGCAGTTTAGTGACGATTGACGCTCAAGGTTGCCAACAGGACATCGCTCAGAAGATCGTCGACCAGGGAGCCGATTATTGCCTGGCCGTGAAGCGCAATCAGCCGACCCTCCACGATTCGATCGAAGATTTTTTTGTCGCGCAGCAGGAAAGCAATTTCAAGCGAGCCAAAGTACACCGTCACGAAACGCACGAGAAAGGGCATGGTCGCGAGGAGTCGCGTTCCTATTATATCTGCCCTGTGAACGACGAGATCATCACACGAGATCGTTGGTCGAACTTGAGGGCGATCGGGATGACGATCAATATCGTGAAGCAAGGCGGGAACGAGACGAGCGAGGTGCGATACTATATCCTGAGCAAGTACCTTTCCGGCAAGCGTTTCGCCGAGGCCGTTCGCGGTCATTGGGGCATTGAAAACAGCCTGCACTGGCAACTGGACGTGACGTTCGGTGAAGATCAATCTCGCATCCGCAAAGGGCACGCCGACGCCAACTTTAGCCTGCTACGAAGGACGAGCCTGAGCCTGCTGAAGAACAACAAGACAGCCAAGGTCGGCGTGAAGAACAAACGATTAAAATGCGGCTGGGGCGATGACTACCGCATGGAAGTCCTGCTGGGACGGTGA